A genome region from Gadus macrocephalus chromosome 15, ASM3116895v1 includes the following:
- the LOC132473197 gene encoding uncharacterized protein LOC132473197, with translation MSTVVKCQGRWKDLRDQFSKKTLQPRSGSAAGPQKEWKYTQALSFLIPHLQPRSSRSNLDQVEDWEALDLSHGEDVREENDHQPDQHSQPGSSTNRPYSRPAARKRASAPLESLEDRLLAMVQEPPQHMHHRVPQEEDEMLHFALSLVPLLNKLIGWGKLRAKIALLEGLQGVHDLDQGHQQAQMQGPGLIRPWDQTSQPSHQSHQPSH, from the exons ATGTCAACAGTTGTGAAGTGCCAAGGTCGCTGGAAGGACCTAAGGGACCAATTTTCCAAAAAAACTTTACAACCACGGAGTGGATCGGCAGCAGGACCCCAAAAGGAGTGGAAATACACCCAAGCCCTGTCTTTTCTTATTCCCCACCTTCAACCCAGGAG CTCTAGAAGCAACCTAGACCAAGTTGAAGATTGGGAGGCATTGGACCTGAGCCATGGAGAGGATGTGCGGGAGGAGAATGACCATCAACCAGATCAGCATTCTCAACCTGGTTCTTCAACCAACAgg CCCTACAGCAGACCTGCTGCACGAAAGAGGGCCTCAGCACCTTTGGAGTCTTTGGAGGATAGGCTGCTGGCTATGGTCCAGGAGCCTCCACAGCACATGCACCATCGTGTGCcacaggaggaggatgagatgtTACATTTTGCCCTCAGTCTGGTGCCCTTGCTGAACAAATTAATTGGCTGGGGTAAGCTGAGGGCAAAGATTGCTCTTTTAGAAGGGCTCCAGGGTGTCCATGATCTGGACCAAGGGCACCAGCAGGCACAGATGCAGGGCCCTGGTCTAATTAGGCCATGGGATCAGACATCCCAGCCATCCCACCAGAGCCACCAGCCATCCCACTAG